A single window of Channa argus isolate prfri chromosome 2, Channa argus male v1.0, whole genome shotgun sequence DNA harbors:
- the lin7c gene encoding protein lin-7 homolog C, whose translation MASLGEPVRLERDINRAIELLDKLQRTGEVPPQKLQALQRVLQSEFCNAVREVYEHVYETVDINSSPEVRANATAKATVAAFAASEGHSHPRVVELPKTEEGLGFNIMGGKEQNSPIYISRIIPGGIADRHGGLKRGDQLLSVNGVSVEGEHHEKAVELLKAAQGTVKLVVRYTPKVLEEMESRFEKMRSAKRRQQNKYPQ comes from the exons ATGGCATCACTTGGGGAGCCTGTGCGATTGGAAAGAG ACATCAATCGTGCTATTGAACTGCTTGATAAACTCCAGAGGACAGGGGAAGTACCTCCCCAGAAGCTGCAAGCACTGCAGAGGGTCTTACAGAGTGAATTCTGTAATGCTGTCAGAGAA GTTTATGAACATGTGTATGAAACAGTTGACATCAACAGCAGCCCTGAGGTTAGGGCCAACGCCACTGCCAAG GCTACTGTGGCAGCTTTTGCAGCCAGTGAAGGACACTCACATCCACGTGTTGTGGAACTTCCCAAGACTGAAGAAGGCTTGGGTTTCAACATAATGGGTGGAAAGGAGCAAAACTCACCCATTTACATCTCACGGATCATCCCAGGAGGCATTGCAGACCGTCATGGAGGCCTGAAGAGAGGCGACCAGCTTCTATCTGTTAATGGGGTG aGTGTGGAAGGGGAGCACCATGAGAAAGCTGTGGAGCTCCTCAAAGCAGCTCAGGGCACAGTAAAGCTGGTAGTAAGGTACACCCCCAAAGTCCTAGAGGAGATGGAGTCACGCTTTGAGAAAATGAGGTCAGCGAAGCGCCGGCAACAGAACAAATATCCCCAGTAG
- the bdnf gene encoding brain-derived neurotrophic factor isoform X1, whose translation MFHQVRRVMTILFLTMVISYFSCMRAAPLRDAPGMRGHRTEGYLGAAATAPRGHGTPQSGGGSGQRGELPSLTDTFEQVIEELLEVEGEAAQLGQGADKSQGGGGPSSVVTTDTKDVDLYDSRVMISNQVPLEPPLLFLLEEYKNYLDAANMSMRVRRHSDPSRRGELSVCDSISQWVTAVDKKTAIDMSGQTVTVMEKVPVPNGQLRQYFYETKCNPMGYTKEGCRGIDKRHYNSQCRTTQSYVRALTMDSKKKIGWRFIRIDTSCVCTLTIKRGR comes from the coding sequence TTCCACCAGGTTAGAAGAGTGATGACCATCCTGTTCCTTACTATGGTTATTTCATACTTCAGTTGCATGAGAGCTGCGCCCCTGAGAGACGCCCCGGGCATGCGGGGCCATCGGACGGAAGGCTACTTGGGCGCTGCTGCAACGGCCCCACGAGGCCATGGGACTCCACAGAGTGGTGGAGGGTCAGGCCAGCGTGGGGAACTGCCTTCGCTCACAGACACGTTTGAGCAGGTGATAGAGGAGCTGCTGGAAGTGGAAGGAGAGGCGGCACAGCTGGGACAAGGGGCTGATAAGAGCCAGGGAGGTGGGGGCCCATCTTCAGTAGTCACCACAGACACCAAGGATGTCGACCTGTATGACTCACGGGTGATGATCAGCAACCAAGTGCCTTTGGAGCCGCCGTTGCTCTTTCTTCTGGAGGAATACAAAAACTATCTGGATGCCGCCAATATGTCCATGAGGGTGCGGCGACACTCCGATCCCTCCCGTCGTGGagagctcagtgtgtgtgacagtatTAGCCAGTGGGTGACAGCTGTGGATAAAAAGACGGCAATAGACATGTCTGGGCAGACAGTTACCGTTATGGAAAAGGTCCCTGTCCCCAATGGCCAACTGAGGCAATACTTTTATGAGACCAAATGCAACCCCATGGGGTACACAAAGGAGGGCTGCAGAGGAATAGACAAGCGGCATTATAATTCCCAATGCAGGACAACCCAGTCCTACGTGCGAGCGCTTACCATGGATAGCAAAAAGAAGATTGGCTGGCGGTTTATAAGGATAGACACTTCATGTGTATGCACATTGACCATTAAAAGAGGGAGATAG
- the bdnf gene encoding brain-derived neurotrophic factor isoform X2, which yields MTILFLTMVISYFSCMRAAPLRDAPGMRGHRTEGYLGAAATAPRGHGTPQSGGGSGQRGELPSLTDTFEQVIEELLEVEGEAAQLGQGADKSQGGGGPSSVVTTDTKDVDLYDSRVMISNQVPLEPPLLFLLEEYKNYLDAANMSMRVRRHSDPSRRGELSVCDSISQWVTAVDKKTAIDMSGQTVTVMEKVPVPNGQLRQYFYETKCNPMGYTKEGCRGIDKRHYNSQCRTTQSYVRALTMDSKKKIGWRFIRIDTSCVCTLTIKRGR from the coding sequence ATGACCATCCTGTTCCTTACTATGGTTATTTCATACTTCAGTTGCATGAGAGCTGCGCCCCTGAGAGACGCCCCGGGCATGCGGGGCCATCGGACGGAAGGCTACTTGGGCGCTGCTGCAACGGCCCCACGAGGCCATGGGACTCCACAGAGTGGTGGAGGGTCAGGCCAGCGTGGGGAACTGCCTTCGCTCACAGACACGTTTGAGCAGGTGATAGAGGAGCTGCTGGAAGTGGAAGGAGAGGCGGCACAGCTGGGACAAGGGGCTGATAAGAGCCAGGGAGGTGGGGGCCCATCTTCAGTAGTCACCACAGACACCAAGGATGTCGACCTGTATGACTCACGGGTGATGATCAGCAACCAAGTGCCTTTGGAGCCGCCGTTGCTCTTTCTTCTGGAGGAATACAAAAACTATCTGGATGCCGCCAATATGTCCATGAGGGTGCGGCGACACTCCGATCCCTCCCGTCGTGGagagctcagtgtgtgtgacagtatTAGCCAGTGGGTGACAGCTGTGGATAAAAAGACGGCAATAGACATGTCTGGGCAGACAGTTACCGTTATGGAAAAGGTCCCTGTCCCCAATGGCCAACTGAGGCAATACTTTTATGAGACCAAATGCAACCCCATGGGGTACACAAAGGAGGGCTGCAGAGGAATAGACAAGCGGCATTATAATTCCCAATGCAGGACAACCCAGTCCTACGTGCGAGCGCTTACCATGGATAGCAAAAAGAAGATTGGCTGGCGGTTTATAAGGATAGACACTTCATGTGTATGCACATTGACCATTAAAAGAGGGAGATAG